Genomic DNA from Peribacillus simplex:
AGAACGCTTTACTTTACTTCTTGTATTGGAGTCAAGCAAGGTCAACGCACCACCAACAAGCCCCCCAATCAGAATCCCTTTTAAGAGTTTGCTATTCGGTTGAGTTTCGATAGTTGATTGATTTTCGATGGTTGATTGAGTCATTTATATTTCCTCCTTTAGAATAGTAGATTGTGTGCTTACTTTGGGTTTTCCCTTATTTACCATAAGTTAAACTGGAAATAATAAACTATCATGGGATTGACATAATAAATAAAACAATAGTAATCTACATATAGTTAAATGACTGAACTACTTTTCGGGAGGTGCAACGATGACTAATGACAAAGTTTCTGGATTGATTGATCGATATATGAGGGTTTCCTTCTATGTCAATAAGATGGGTGAGCTTTTAATAAAAGACCAGATTTGTGATGTGCTGACGAATGAACAATACTATACTTTACGGTTCATTCAACAACAGCGGTTGTGTACATCGACGGAAATCAGTGATGCCTTTTATATTAATAAGAGTGCCGTCACGTCCAACATCAACAGGCTGGAAGGCAAAGGATTGATAGAACGGGAACAGGACCTGGTTGACCGAAGGGTCTTTCACTTGAAGCTTTCCAAAGAGGGGGAAGCATTGTTACAGGAAACGGAAAATAAGATTCATAAATTGGTAGAGAGCATCATGACGAAATTCGATTATGAAGAGATCGTTAAATTCCTTGATACATATGAGAAGCTTTCACAAATTTTCATTCAAATGAAAAATGAGGAATGGGAGGAAGTATAAATGAGGGGGATCATTAAGGGAAGATGGCTGGTCATTATCGTTTGGGTTGCAATTACAGCAGGATTATTGTTTGCGGCACCGAATATGGCGGAACTTGTCCGGAATAAGGGACAGCTGGATGTACCGGCAGAGTATTCCTCCGGGATGGCCAATGAGCTAATGAAAGAGATCCAGGATAAGGATGAGTCACAAGTGGCTCTCGTATTCCATGGTGATAAGAAGTTGTCTTCCTCGGAATTGAAGGAGATTGAGATAGCGATCCAAAAGCTTGAAAAGAATAAAGCAGAGCTTGGCATCAAAGAGGTCATGACCCATTTTAAAGAGCCCTCGCTAAAAGATCAGTTGGTCTCGGAGAATGAATCAACAGTTTTGACTTCCATCACGATGGTCAAGGGGGACCGAGAAGCTAAGGACGTGATCGATGCCCTTTATAAAGAGTTGGATCAAGTGGATGTCGAGCATTATTACACAAGCAGCTGGATGATCGATGAAGATCTTAATGCCAACTCCCAAGAGGGGCTGAAGAAAACTGAAGGCATCACGGTCGTCTTCATTCTGGCTGTATTGCTGATAGTCTTCCGTTCAGTGGTGACACCGATCATTCCGTTAGTAACAGTCGGTTTCACTTATTTATGTTCACAATCCATCGTCTCATTCCTGGTGGATATATGGGACTTTCCGATTTCGTCTTACACCCAAATATTCCTGGTAGGTATTTTATTTGGAATCGGGACTGATTATTGCATCCTGCTTCTTAGTCGTTTCAAGGAGGAGCTATCGTCACGGGAGTCCTTGCCTGAAGCGATCGTGGAGACATATCGTACCGCCGGTAAGACTGTCTTCTTCAGTGGGCTGACCGTAATGATTGGCTTTGCGGCAATCGGTTTTTCTACTTTTAAGCTCTATCAATCTGCGGCGGCCGTTGCCATAGGGGTTTTCATTTTAATGATTGCCCTTTATACGATCGTTCCATTTTTCATGGCGGTTCTTGGCAAGAAGCTATTTTGGCCGGCAAAAGGGAAGCTTGAGCATAGTGAAAGTAAACTATGGGGAATTCTCGGTAACTTCTCCTTGAACCGCCCATTGTTGGCGCTTATGATCGTTGCAATCGTCTGTGTTCCCTTTTTGTTTATGTATGATGGGAAGATTTCCTATAACTCCCTAGAAGAAGCGGGCGATGATGTTCCTTCCATCATGGCATTTAATATCATTTCCGATGAATTCGGGCCAGGACAATCCATGCCAACACAGATTGTCATAAAAAATGACGAACGCATGGATTCGGAGGATTACGTCGCACTTGCTGAAAAAATCAGCCAGGAAGTCGTCAAGGTGGATGAAGTCGATGTAGTTCGTTCCATGACCCGTCCGACAGGTGAACCCATTAAGGACTTATTTGTCGCGAACCAGGCCGAAACTTTAGAAAAGGGAATCGGGGAAGGAAATGAAGGCATTAAACAAATCAGTGATGGATTAAAAACGGCAGGCAGTGAGCTTTCCGATTCAGGACCGCGCTTGAAGCAAGCGACGGACGGAATAGGGGGTCTCATATCCGGGACCAATGAATTAAAGAGCGGCGTAGGTCAGGTGGAGAAGGCGTTAACAAGCATTGAAGCAGGCATTCGCGATGGATCCTCAGGGACTGGGGACATTAAAAACGGACTGATTGAGGTCAAGGCAAACTTGGAGAAGCTCGCCACCGGAAGCGGACAGCTCCTCGAAGGCTATGAACAATCAGCTAATGGGTTAAGTGAACTCACAGGGGGATACAAAGAGATTCAAACTAACCTTACGGGCGTATCACAAAGCCTTGCTGGGTTAAATCCTTCTTTTGAGCAAATGGAAGCCGCACATCCAGAATTACAGGCTGATCAGTCCTATCAAACGATCAAGCAAACGGTGCAAGGGGCACAGGGTGGCTTGGAGCCAATGGCAGCGGGCCTTTCCGAGCTCAATAGGAATCTTGGTTCAGTGTCCGGGGGTTTGAATACGGCGAATCAAAATATGGCAGAGATCGTAAAGGGTCAAAATTCTCTAGGAGAGGGCCTGAACCAATTGATTTCAGGTGTTGACACATTACAAAAAGGTCTAAGCACCATGGCCAATGGTCAGGGGGAAGTCATAAATAACCTGTCAGGATTTAAAGGTGGCCTTACCAGCTTAAGTAATGGGCAGCAAGAGCTCCTAAATGGTTTTTCAAGCCTTGGCGGGCAACTTACCGATTTGACAGATGGCTTAAATGAAAGTGCGGATGGTCTGAATGATGTCCATGATGGACTATCGTCCGCACAGGGTTATTTATCAGGGCTGGCAAAAACGGATAAAACGGTAACAGGCATGTACATTCCCAAAGAAGTAGTGGAAAGCGAAGAGTTCAGGGAAGCATTGAACGCGTATTTATCTGAAGATGGTAAAATCATGACCATGGATGTGGTATTCAAGGCGAATCCATATTCCAATGAAGCAATCGAGCAAATCAATTCGATTGAGGCAACCATTGAAAGAGTAACGAAAGATACAAAGCTTGAAAATGCGCAGGTGGCGATAGGGGGAATCACAAGTACACATCATGACTTGGGCATGATGTCTGAGGAGGATTTCTCGCGGACGGTCGTTTTGATGCTGTCGGGTATCGCAATCATTCTCTTTTTCATGCTGCGATCACTGGTCATGCCGGTCTATTTGATTGTGTCGCTCGTTTTGACTTATTATACAGCGGCAGCCATTACAGAGTTGGTTTTTGTTAATATTCTCGGTTATGCCGGCATCGGCTGGGCAGTTCCTTTCTTTGCTTTCGTCATCTTGATTGCTCTTGGCATTGACTATAGCATTTTCTTGATGGATCGCTTTAACGAGTGGAAAGATAAACCGGTCAAGGAAGCGATGTCACTGTCCATGAGAAAAATGGGAACGGTGATCATCTCAGCGGCTGTCATTCTGGGCGGAACCTTTGCTGCCATGATGCCAGCAGGTGTTTTATCGCTCTTGGAGATAGCCACTCTAATTTTGGTGGGGCTTGCTTTATATGCGTTTGTCATATTGCCATTGTTTATTCCTGTTATGGTTGCGACGTTTGGAAATGCAAATTGGTGGCCGTTTTTGAAAAATAAGGAGTAAAGGGAAGTAACCATTAAATAAAAGGAAGGCATCCTAATGGATGCCTTCTTTTATAGTTCACCACGACTGCTTCACGATGAACATGAAGCTTA
This window encodes:
- a CDS encoding MarR family winged helix-turn-helix transcriptional regulator → MTNDKVSGLIDRYMRVSFYVNKMGELLIKDQICDVLTNEQYYTLRFIQQQRLCTSTEISDAFYINKSAVTSNINRLEGKGLIEREQDLVDRRVFHLKLSKEGEALLQETENKIHKLVESIMTKFDYEEIVKFLDTYEKLSQIFIQMKNEEWEEV
- a CDS encoding MMPL family transporter; this encodes MRGIIKGRWLVIIVWVAITAGLLFAAPNMAELVRNKGQLDVPAEYSSGMANELMKEIQDKDESQVALVFHGDKKLSSSELKEIEIAIQKLEKNKAELGIKEVMTHFKEPSLKDQLVSENESTVLTSITMVKGDREAKDVIDALYKELDQVDVEHYYTSSWMIDEDLNANSQEGLKKTEGITVVFILAVLLIVFRSVVTPIIPLVTVGFTYLCSQSIVSFLVDIWDFPISSYTQIFLVGILFGIGTDYCILLLSRFKEELSSRESLPEAIVETYRTAGKTVFFSGLTVMIGFAAIGFSTFKLYQSAAAVAIGVFILMIALYTIVPFFMAVLGKKLFWPAKGKLEHSESKLWGILGNFSLNRPLLALMIVAIVCVPFLFMYDGKISYNSLEEAGDDVPSIMAFNIISDEFGPGQSMPTQIVIKNDERMDSEDYVALAEKISQEVVKVDEVDVVRSMTRPTGEPIKDLFVANQAETLEKGIGEGNEGIKQISDGLKTAGSELSDSGPRLKQATDGIGGLISGTNELKSGVGQVEKALTSIEAGIRDGSSGTGDIKNGLIEVKANLEKLATGSGQLLEGYEQSANGLSELTGGYKEIQTNLTGVSQSLAGLNPSFEQMEAAHPELQADQSYQTIKQTVQGAQGGLEPMAAGLSELNRNLGSVSGGLNTANQNMAEIVKGQNSLGEGLNQLISGVDTLQKGLSTMANGQGEVINNLSGFKGGLTSLSNGQQELLNGFSSLGGQLTDLTDGLNESADGLNDVHDGLSSAQGYLSGLAKTDKTVTGMYIPKEVVESEEFREALNAYLSEDGKIMTMDVVFKANPYSNEAIEQINSIEATIERVTKDTKLENAQVAIGGITSTHHDLGMMSEEDFSRTVVLMLSGIAIILFFMLRSLVMPVYLIVSLVLTYYTAAAITELVFVNILGYAGIGWAVPFFAFVILIALGIDYSIFLMDRFNEWKDKPVKEAMSLSMRKMGTVIISAAVILGGTFAAMMPAGVLSLLEIATLILVGLALYAFVILPLFIPVMVATFGNANWWPFLKNKE